A region of Micromonospora olivasterospora DNA encodes the following proteins:
- a CDS encoding CU044_5270 family protein, whose product MNSADEVRQLLGGLDPARDSRPEDEERRTRDLARILATDRADRPARRAVPRRRLVLTAGAVVLALFAGAVVLETTRDPQPAYAATPAILTYGPPASTEPARARLRRLAEVAAGQPAPQRPAGTVEYLESANWFLNSSITGGRTTSAVVPEQWRSWRTDDNAGRQIWKALPPTFRSDEDRREWKKRGGRTNSSEKTRDYAAGEFHRWRGPVPTDATTLRAWLTAGAPAPEAPVQYLEAIAELAGVRLLNPAQRAAALRLLADLPGITVTGTVTDRAGRSGEAFSITSDAHGLPAQYTVIVDPTSGALLGYEAVLTETAGMLNVTIPAVITYRSYLVAEYATMPR is encoded by the coding sequence ATGAACTCTGCCGATGAGGTACGTCAACTGTTGGGCGGCTTGGATCCCGCACGGGACAGCCGGCCCGAGGACGAGGAGCGTCGTACGCGCGACCTGGCGCGAATCCTCGCCACCGACCGCGCGGATCGTCCGGCCAGACGGGCGGTGCCACGACGCCGTCTCGTGCTGACGGCTGGCGCGGTGGTCCTGGCGCTGTTCGCTGGTGCGGTAGTGCTGGAGACGACTCGGGATCCGCAGCCGGCGTACGCGGCCACCCCCGCGATCCTCACCTACGGCCCGCCGGCGAGCACGGAACCGGCCAGAGCCCGGCTGCGGCGCCTGGCGGAGGTGGCGGCGGGACAGCCGGCACCGCAGCGGCCAGCCGGTACAGTCGAGTACCTGGAGTCGGCGAACTGGTTCCTGAACTCCTCGATCACCGGCGGGCGAACGACGTCCGCTGTCGTACCGGAGCAGTGGCGATCCTGGCGGACCGACGACAACGCCGGCCGGCAGATCTGGAAGGCACTGCCCCCGACGTTCCGTTCTGACGAGGACCGCCGGGAGTGGAAGAAGCGCGGCGGCCGGACCAACTCGTCGGAGAAGACACGCGACTACGCGGCCGGCGAGTTCCACCGCTGGCGGGGCCCGGTGCCCACGGACGCCACCACGTTGCGCGCGTGGCTCACTGCTGGCGCGCCCGCGCCGGAGGCCCCAGTGCAGTACCTGGAGGCTATCGCCGAACTCGCCGGCGTGCGGCTGCTGAACCCGGCGCAGCGCGCGGCGGCACTCAGGCTTCTCGCTGACCTGCCAGGTATCACGGTGACCGGCACTGTCACCGACCGCGCCGGGCGGTCCGGGGAGGCGTTCTCGATCACCTCTGACGCCCATGGTCTACCCGCCCAGTACACCGTGATCGTTGACCCGACCTCCGGCGCGTTGCTTGGATACGAGGCGGTGCTGACCGAGACGGCGGGCATGTTGAACGTGACGATCCCCGCAGTGATCACCTACCGGTCGTACCTGGTCGCCGAGTACGCCACCATGCCCCGCTGA
- a CDS encoding peptidase inhibitor family I36 protein gives MKTNSRAAAQEQPGVVDRVVPRDTSLASFQGRTIDLSKSWEGAQACAVLSRTEVRCYASREEEKADLASRATSIGVSRGTAGPIGTLDWNGCDEGWVCIYEHQNFGGRKLSFNDEFWHDLATWAFVDMTTSFTNNQGGGLFGCSGSDSGILGDGAGDNLTMTDCTASANLGTYNDRTEDIHG, from the coding sequence GTGAAGACCAACTCGAGGGCCGCGGCCCAGGAGCAGCCAGGCGTCGTCGACCGGGTCGTGCCGCGCGACACATCGCTCGCCTCGTTCCAGGGCCGCACCATCGACCTGTCCAAGAGTTGGGAGGGCGCGCAGGCCTGCGCCGTCCTGTCGCGCACCGAGGTGCGTTGTTACGCCTCCCGCGAGGAGGAGAAGGCCGATCTGGCTTCTCGCGCCACGTCGATCGGCGTGTCCCGGGGTACTGCCGGGCCCATTGGCACACTCGACTGGAACGGGTGCGACGAGGGCTGGGTGTGCATCTACGAGCACCAGAACTTCGGAGGTCGCAAGCTCAGTTTCAACGACGAGTTCTGGCACGACCTCGCGACTTGGGCGTTCGTGGACATGACGACGTCGTTCACGAACAACCAGGGTGGCGGGCTCTTCGGGTGTTCGGGCAGCGACAGCGGCATTCTCGGCGACGGCGCCGGTGACAACCTCACGATGACCGACTGCACGGCGTCGGCGAACCTGGGCACCTACAACGACCGGACCGAGGACATCCACGGCTGA
- a CDS encoding fibronectin type III domain-containing protein, whose protein sequence is MINPALLAGRDCRRCSRYEIKPEGSEDSMTLEQGMVIAVAEWLPNGNEWWATFKVTLTNYTDEDTIDPKIAFSFTDAHHIVNNYGLVFTPSESPVRTIEGVLVAEKKIIPAHGSQSFTLAMQNGGVGAGEDPKLLPQTFTVDGHSADPPADNEPPTTPCQVRALAAAAHSLSLEWAPSTDNIAVAGYEITFHPADGPIATITTPRPNATVSGLAPSTTYTFQVRAYDISRNYSGYSEDFTASTTQPLPDPGDWDAPRAPFVDYTAWPNPQLTEYANESGIDGFFTGFLVAKPGGDKKVYWGGYDSLGDATTSTHGKDDIAAFAARRGKTILSFGGASNVPLEEEETDVVKIAATYEAILANYNVNHLDFDFEGGFIHNDAGQDRHVAAIAQVLQAHPSLKVSYTLPVDGAPGSLVGFNDGGVRLLHRLANAGIQPSLINGMLMEFGQTSPPDAYECCVIALNGMFTQISAAWPDWVPAKVWRRIGACPMFGRHINGKIFTLHNMRQLVEFARERQLGCLSGWDATRDRNQGTLPECADLSGNDLAKCTYVEQQAFEFSKIIATYRPDDPA, encoded by the coding sequence GTGATCAATCCAGCGCTTCTGGCAGGACGAGACTGCCGGCGCTGCAGCCGCTATGAAATCAAGCCAGAAGGCTCGGAGGACAGTATGACGCTCGAACAGGGAATGGTCATCGCTGTTGCGGAATGGCTACCCAACGGCAACGAGTGGTGGGCCACCTTTAAGGTCACGTTGACCAACTACACCGATGAAGACACCATCGACCCGAAGATCGCTTTCTCCTTCACCGACGCCCACCATATTGTCAACAACTACGGACTCGTCTTCACGCCATCCGAGTCACCAGTGCGCACCATCGAAGGTGTCCTCGTCGCGGAGAAGAAGATCATCCCGGCGCACGGGTCGCAGTCGTTCACCCTCGCCATGCAGAACGGTGGCGTCGGGGCCGGCGAGGACCCCAAGCTGCTACCGCAGACCTTCACCGTTGATGGCCACAGCGCCGACCCGCCCGCCGACAACGAGCCACCCACCACACCCTGCCAGGTCCGCGCCCTCGCCGCCGCCGCGCACAGTCTGAGCCTGGAGTGGGCCCCCTCCACCGACAACATCGCCGTGGCGGGTTACGAGATCACCTTCCATCCGGCCGACGGCCCAATCGCCACGATCACGACGCCCCGGCCCAACGCCACCGTGTCCGGCCTGGCACCCTCCACCACGTACACGTTCCAGGTCCGGGCCTACGACATCTCCCGCAACTACTCCGGTTACTCCGAGGACTTCACCGCCTCCACCACGCAGCCGCTACCCGACCCCGGCGACTGGGACGCCCCCCGGGCACCCTTCGTCGACTACACGGCCTGGCCCAACCCGCAACTGACCGAGTACGCCAACGAGTCCGGCATCGACGGATTCTTCACCGGATTCCTGGTCGCTAAACCCGGCGGCGACAAGAAGGTCTACTGGGGCGGCTACGACAGCCTCGGCGACGCCACCACCAGCACCCACGGCAAGGATGACATAGCCGCGTTCGCGGCCAGGCGCGGCAAGACCATCCTGTCCTTCGGCGGGGCGTCCAACGTGCCCCTGGAAGAAGAGGAAACCGACGTCGTCAAGATCGCCGCGACCTATGAAGCGATCCTGGCCAATTACAACGTCAACCACCTCGACTTCGACTTCGAAGGCGGATTCATCCACAACGACGCCGGCCAAGACCGCCACGTCGCGGCCATCGCCCAAGTCCTGCAGGCCCACCCCAGCCTCAAGGTCTCCTACACCCTGCCCGTCGACGGGGCACCCGGAAGCCTCGTCGGCTTCAACGACGGCGGGGTACGACTCCTGCACCGCCTCGCCAATGCCGGAATCCAACCCTCCCTGATCAACGGCATGCTCATGGAATTCGGCCAGACCTCACCACCGGACGCCTACGAGTGCTGCGTCATCGCCCTCAACGGCATGTTCACCCAGATCTCCGCCGCCTGGCCGGACTGGGTCCCCGCCAAGGTATGGCGTCGCATCGGCGCCTGCCCCATGTTCGGCCGCCACATCAACGGGAAGATCTTCACCCTGCACAACATGCGTCAACTCGTCGAATTCGCCCGGGAACGCCAACTCGGCTGCCTCTCCGGCTGGGACGCCACCCGCGACCGTAACCAGGGCACCCTGCCCGAGTGCGCGGACCTCAGCGGCAACGACCTCGCCAAATGCACATACGTCGAACAACAGGCGTTCGAATTCTCCAAGATCATCGCCACGTATCGGCCCGACGACCCCGCATGA
- a CDS encoding recombinase family protein, producing the protein MTLTPMPAEGDLLAPTPLAGVLVGYGRVSTREQNLARQQAALTEAGCAKCFFDKASGKNTDRPELAKVFEYIRPGDVLTVLSLDRLGRSLEDLIGIVGRLKRHGVGFQSLHEKLDTTTAGGMFVFHVFAALAEFLRTIIVANTNEGLAAARARGQRLGRPPAMTPEKAAYALQLLAEPNRTMTSIAKLLGVSRSTLYSALPGLIPAQREQVALGGR; encoded by the coding sequence GTGACCCTCACTCCCATGCCCGCCGAGGGTGACCTGCTCGCCCCGACTCCGCTCGCGGGCGTGCTCGTCGGCTACGGGCGAGTCTCCACCCGTGAGCAGAATCTCGCCCGGCAGCAAGCCGCACTGACTGAGGCCGGCTGCGCCAAGTGCTTCTTCGACAAGGCCTCCGGTAAGAACACGGACCGGCCCGAGCTGGCCAAGGTGTTCGAGTACATCCGGCCCGGCGACGTGCTCACCGTCCTCTCGCTCGACCGGCTCGGCCGATCGCTGGAGGATCTGATTGGCATCGTCGGTCGGCTCAAGCGCCATGGCGTCGGTTTCCAGTCCCTGCACGAGAAGCTAGACACCACCACCGCAGGCGGGATGTTCGTCTTCCATGTCTTCGCTGCGTTGGCCGAGTTCCTACGAACCATCATCGTGGCCAACACCAACGAGGGCCTGGCCGCCGCTCGCGCCCGCGGGCAACGTCTCGGCCGGCCGCCGGCGATGACACCGGAGAAGGCCGCGTACGCCCTGCAGTTGCTCGCCGAGCCGAACCGCACGATGACCTCGATCGCCAAGCTTCTCGGCGTTTCGCGCAGCACCCTGTACAGCGCGCTGCCTGGCCTCATCCCGGCCCAACGCGAACAGGTCGCTCTGGGAGGCCGGTGA
- the cas3 gene encoding CRISPR-associated helicase Cas3', which produces MSSLWAHSPAPGRTRWHSLAEHLRSTAELARRFAVPFGGGDVAYWLGALHDVGKAACAWQDKLAAVASTGGPVGIDHKSLGTRVAYDRGLGGFAGAVFGHHGGLIDTPSLRDAFRKRLADAPGNVASAERELPGLLPDLPGRLDHMVPAHWRADPLVGEMALRLCYSALVDADSLDTSAHFQGLANPRVGPDVDFGHLYKLFEQRRSDALAGRGGTPVGRLREQVYADCLSAAERDRGVFRLGAPTGAGKTLASGGFALRHAETHGLRRVIVAVPFLTITEQNAAVYRRLLNEDGAEPVVLEHHSQADFDDPEAGRWARLAAENWDAPFVVTTFVRLFESLYARKPSAMRRVHRLANSVIVLDEVQALPHAMLAPILDGLRLLVRHFGASVLLSSATQPSFWALDEFKGMPCTDLIHDTPKLVSDLRRVRYEWQLDPKPTLAGIADQAASEPAALVVVNTTADAKAVFDHWRAAAPDGVAWHLSTRMCPDHRRRVLETVRARLGRGEPVLLVATQLIEAGVDVDFPVVFRAMAPADSLLQAAGRANREGRMAEGGRVVVFASEDGGQPPTYKTLVGCTGRQFGPDKADPDDLTALGRYYRNVYDLLNIADSQHVGQRIQQARRRWEFETVAEGPMDASTKRRDRKLAFRMINDDGISVVTPQGAETPQLRRELEQLVEDLRQAPVPDLAKLRRLQAFTTNLHPSALRRPGVMALMRPILGGNEVRRGVLVEWVGEYDDATGINIDPNLEQFLL; this is translated from the coding sequence GTGAGTTCTCTGTGGGCGCACAGCCCTGCTCCTGGCCGTACCCGGTGGCATTCTCTTGCCGAGCATCTTCGTAGCACCGCGGAGTTGGCGCGACGGTTCGCCGTCCCGTTCGGTGGGGGTGACGTTGCGTACTGGCTTGGTGCGCTGCATGACGTGGGCAAGGCGGCCTGCGCCTGGCAGGACAAGCTTGCTGCTGTCGCGTCCACTGGCGGTCCAGTCGGCATCGACCATAAGTCACTCGGTACCCGGGTCGCGTACGATCGTGGACTCGGCGGGTTCGCCGGTGCGGTCTTCGGCCACCATGGCGGACTGATCGATACGCCTAGCCTGCGCGACGCGTTCCGGAAGAGACTTGCTGACGCACCCGGCAACGTGGCGTCGGCTGAGCGGGAACTGCCTGGGCTGTTGCCGGACCTGCCAGGGCGGCTCGACCATATGGTGCCGGCGCACTGGCGGGCAGATCCGCTGGTGGGGGAGATGGCACTGCGTCTGTGCTACAGCGCTCTGGTCGATGCGGACAGCCTGGACACCAGCGCACATTTTCAGGGACTGGCCAATCCACGAGTGGGTCCGGACGTCGACTTCGGCCACCTGTACAAGCTGTTCGAGCAGCGGCGGTCTGACGCACTCGCCGGGCGCGGCGGTACTCCGGTAGGCCGTCTGCGGGAGCAGGTCTACGCGGACTGCCTATCGGCGGCTGAGCGGGATCGTGGAGTGTTTCGCCTCGGTGCGCCGACCGGGGCCGGGAAGACCCTCGCGAGCGGTGGCTTCGCGCTGCGGCACGCAGAGACGCATGGCCTGCGGCGGGTGATCGTCGCGGTCCCGTTCCTCACCATCACCGAGCAGAACGCCGCCGTCTACCGCCGGTTGCTCAACGAGGACGGGGCCGAGCCGGTCGTCCTCGAACACCACAGCCAGGCTGACTTCGACGACCCGGAAGCCGGCCGGTGGGCGCGGCTGGCGGCCGAGAATTGGGACGCTCCGTTCGTCGTCACCACCTTCGTCCGGCTCTTCGAGTCGCTGTATGCCCGCAAACCGTCGGCGATGCGCCGAGTGCACCGGCTGGCCAACTCGGTGATTGTGCTGGACGAGGTGCAGGCGTTGCCGCACGCGATGCTCGCGCCGATACTCGACGGACTCCGGCTGCTCGTGCGGCACTTCGGCGCGTCCGTGCTGCTCTCCTCGGCAACACAGCCGAGCTTTTGGGCGCTCGACGAGTTCAAGGGCATGCCCTGCACCGACCTGATCCACGACACGCCGAAGCTGGTCAGTGATCTGCGACGAGTGCGGTACGAGTGGCAGCTCGACCCGAAGCCAACGCTGGCTGGCATCGCCGACCAGGCCGCGTCGGAGCCTGCGGCGCTGGTTGTGGTCAACACGACCGCGGACGCCAAGGCGGTGTTTGACCACTGGCGGGCTGCCGCGCCGGATGGTGTGGCTTGGCACCTGTCCACCCGGATGTGTCCGGACCACCGGCGGAGGGTGCTCGAGACGGTACGGGCACGCCTTGGCCGGGGCGAGCCCGTTCTGCTTGTGGCCACTCAACTGATCGAGGCTGGGGTGGATGTCGACTTCCCAGTGGTGTTCCGGGCGATGGCGCCGGCCGACTCGCTGCTTCAGGCAGCCGGGCGAGCCAACCGCGAGGGGCGGATGGCGGAGGGCGGCCGAGTGGTCGTGTTCGCGTCGGAGGACGGCGGGCAGCCGCCCACGTACAAGACACTGGTCGGCTGCACCGGGCGCCAGTTCGGACCGGACAAGGCCGACCCGGACGACCTGACGGCGCTAGGACGCTACTACCGCAACGTGTACGACCTGCTCAACATCGCCGACAGTCAACACGTTGGGCAGCGCATCCAGCAGGCCCGCCGGCGGTGGGAGTTCGAGACCGTGGCCGAGGGGCCCATGGACGCGAGCACCAAACGGCGGGATAGGAAGCTGGCGTTCCGGATGATCAACGATGACGGGATCAGCGTGGTCACGCCCCAGGGCGCTGAGACGCCTCAGCTGCGGCGTGAACTGGAGCAACTGGTTGAGGACCTGCGCCAGGCGCCGGTTCCGGATTTGGCGAAGCTGCGACGATTGCAGGCGTTCACCACGAACCTTCATCCCAGCGCGCTGCGCCGACCTGGCGTGATGGCGCTGATGCGGCCGATCCTCGGTGGCAACGAGGTGCGGCGGGGCGTGCTGGTCGAGTGGGTTGGCGAGTATGACGACGCCACCGGCATCAATATTGACCCGAATCTGGAGCAGTTTCTTCTCTGA
- the cas5c gene encoding type I-C CRISPR-associated protein Cas5c — translation MVNGLTLRRSAEGDLPVVVQVSGEAALFSRPELKVERVSYPVMTPSAAVGVLESIFWKPEMRYQVVAIEVLKPVKQFSLRRNETSDVAPLAEAIKGVRRVDTTAHRDQRNAVCLRDVAYRIHAHIELAAHADKPVAAYRDQLRRRVRKGACFQQPYLGTREFSAAFGWPDDTRRAEVNEEIGIMLHSIHRDGTSAQPRMEWFAARVVDGVLYVPERGIELALPMEGQVA, via the coding sequence GTGGTCAACGGGTTAACTCTGCGGCGGAGCGCGGAGGGTGATCTGCCGGTGGTTGTGCAGGTCAGTGGTGAGGCGGCGCTGTTCTCGCGGCCGGAGCTGAAGGTGGAGCGGGTTAGCTATCCGGTGATGACTCCGTCGGCTGCCGTGGGCGTACTTGAATCGATCTTCTGGAAGCCGGAGATGCGGTACCAGGTTGTCGCGATCGAGGTCCTCAAGCCGGTGAAGCAGTTCTCGCTCCGGCGCAACGAGACCTCCGATGTTGCGCCGCTGGCCGAGGCGATCAAGGGCGTCCGCCGGGTGGACACCACCGCTCACCGCGATCAACGCAACGCCGTCTGCTTGCGGGATGTGGCGTACAGGATCCACGCCCACATCGAGTTGGCCGCGCACGCGGACAAGCCGGTCGCGGCGTACCGGGATCAGCTTCGTCGTCGGGTCCGCAAGGGAGCCTGCTTCCAGCAGCCATACCTCGGCACTCGCGAGTTCAGTGCTGCGTTCGGTTGGCCGGATGACACCCGACGTGCGGAGGTCAACGAGGAGATCGGCATCATGCTGCACTCCATCCATAGGGACGGAACGTCTGCCCAGCCGAGGATGGAGTGGTTCGCAGCTCGGGTCGTCGACGGTGTGCTCTACGTGCCCGAGCGTGGAATCGAGCTGGCGCTTCCGATGGAAGGCCAGGTGGCCTAG